From Paenibacillus sp. PL2-23:
ACAGAGGCGATGAAGCCATGCTGCTCCGCCCCCAGCAGGTTGCCCGCGCCGCGGATGGACAAGTCGCGCATCGCGATCTTGAAGCCGGAGCCCAGCTCCGTGAACTCCTTGATCGACTGCAGACGCTTCTCCGCGACCTCCGTCAGCACCTTGTCCCGCTGATAGGTGAAGTACGCGTACGCGATCCGGTTGGAGCGGCCGACCCGTCCTCTCAGCTGGTACAGCTGGGACAAGCCCATCTTGTCCGCGTCGTGCACGATCAGCGTGTTCACGTTGGGGATGTCGACGCCTGTCTCGATAATGCTTGTGCTGACAAGCACGTCAGATTCACCGTCGAGGAAGTCGAGAATCGTCTTCTCCAGCTCCTGCTCCGACATCTGGCCATGGCCCACCGTCACCTTCGCGTCCGGCACAAGCTCATTGATCGCCTCCGCCATCTGATAGATGCCCTGCACCCTATTATACAAATAGTAGACCTGGCCGCCCCTGGCAAGCTCGCGCTCGATGGACTCTCGCACAAGAGCCGGGCTGTATTCGACGACGTACGTCTGTACCGGGAATCGATTCTCCGGGGGCGTCTCAATAACAGACAAATCCCGTACGCCCAGCATAGACATGTGCAGCGTGCGCGGAATAGGCGTAGCCGTCAGCGTCAGGACGTCGACGTTCGTCTTCAGCTTCTTCAGCTTCTCCTTGTGGGAGACGCCGAAGCGCTGCTCCTCGTCCACGATCAGCAGCCCCAGCGATTTGAATATGATGTCCTGGGACAGCAGCCGATGCGTCCCGATGACCACATCCACCGTGCCGTTCTTGAGCGACTTGATCGTCTCGTTCTGCTCCTTGCGGGAGCGGAAGCGGCTAAGCACCTGAACATTGATCGGGTAGCCGGAGAACCGCTCGCGGAATGTCTCGTAATGCTGCTGAGCCAGAATCGTGGTCGGCACGAGCACAGCCACCTGCTTGCCCTCCATCGCAGCCTTGAACGCTGCCCGGACAGCAACCTCTGTCTTGCCGTAGCCGACGTCTCCGCACAGCAGGCGGTCCATTGGCTGCGACTTCTCCATATCCCTCTTGATCTCCTCGATAGCCCGCAGCTGGTCTCTTGTCTCGTCGTACGGGAACATCGCTTCGAATTCCTGCTGATAGGTCGTATCCTTGCTGAACGCGTAGCCTGGCGTGGACTGCCGCTGCGCGTAAAGCTTGATCAGATCATCGGCAATGTCCTGGACGGAGGCTCTCGCTTTGCTCTTCGCCTTCGTCCACTCGCTGCCGCCCAGCTTATTGATCTTCGGCTCCTTCTCTTCATTGCCGACATACTTCTGGATCATGTCCACCTGATCGATCGGCACGGACAGCTTGTCGCCGCCGGCATAGACGATATGCAGGTAGTCGCGGTGGATGCCGCCGATCTCCAGCGTGCCAATGCCCACGTACTTGCCGATGCCGTGGTTCTGATGGACAACGTAGTCGCCAACCTTCAGCTCGCTGTAGCTTTTGATCCGCTCGGCATTGTCGATCTTCTTGCCCTGGCTTCGCTGCTTGCGCTGCTTCTGCGAGAACATCTCGCCTTCCGTAATGACGACCAGATGCGAGGAAGGCAGCTCGAAGCCCTGCTGCAGGTTGCCCTCCAGCAGCATCGGCGCTTCTATGCTGTAATCGTCGAGCACGCGGCGCAAGCGCTCGATTCGCTCTGCGCTTCCCGCCAGCATCATCACCTTCGTGCCGATCTTCTTCCAGCGATCCATCTCAGCCTTCAGCACGTTCATCTGGCCGTGGAAATTTTGCATGGAACGGCTGGTCATGTTCAGAATATTTTGCGGCTGGCTATGCGGAATTTGTCTCAGGAACAAGGATAAGAACAGGGTCTGGAAGGGACGATGATGCAGAACCTCATCCGTATCGCGCGCCAGCGCAAGACCCGGCAGCGACTTGCCGTTCTGCAGCAGATGGAGAGCCCACTCGCTCTCGTCCCGCTCCAGCTGCTTCGCCGTCTCGATCAGCCGGGTCGGTTCGTCCAGAATCAGCACCGTATCGCTGGGCATATAGTCCATAATGGTCTGCCGCTCCGGATAGAGGAGCGCAATATATTTGTAAATCTCGGGGAAGTACACATGCTCCCGCAGCTTCTCCAGCTCGCTGCCCATCTCGGTGCGCAAGCGGTCCTTCGCCGTGCGGTCGGTCATCTTCTCCAGCTGCTTCTCCAGCAGCAAGCCGGCATGATCTGCCGCGTTCCTCATACGCGCCGCATCCGCGACAATCTCCTGGCACGGCGTGACCACGTAAGACTCCAGCCGGTCGGCGGAGCGCTGGTCAGCGGGATCGAACAGGCGAATGGAGTCGATGTCATCGCCGAACCATTCGATACGGCAAGCCTGCGCGGCCGTCAGCGGATAGAAGTCAACGATGCCGCCCCTCACGCTCATCTCGCCCTTGGATTCCACCCGATCTACTCTCACGTAGCCTAACGCCGTCATTTGGCGGAGGAAGTTCTCGATAGGAAGCGCGTCTCCTACACGCACCTCAATCTGGGAATCCGCCATGACGCTGCCGATCGGCAGGTAGCGCCGGACACCGGAGAACGGCACGACAACAAGCCCGCGAAAGCCCTTGGACAGCTTGATCAGCACGTCCATTCGCTGCGCCAGCGTCTCGGGACTCGAGATCGCCGCCTCCGCAGCCATCAGCTCATTCGCAGGATACAGGAGCACCTGATCAGGGGACAAACATTCTTGCAGATCCTCCGCGATCTTCTGCGCGGAGAACATATTATGCGTCACGACGAGCATGGGACGCTCTACCGCTTCCTCTAGCGCCGCGATCAATACTTGGCGGGAAGAGCCGGCGAGACCGGATACCATCTGCTCACGCATGCCTTTGCGAATACCCGTCAGAATAGACTGAACGTCTTGATCCGCGGCAAAAGCTTGGATTAGCGCTTTCAACGTTTGCGGCACCTCTTTTCTATACACAACCAATACCTGCTAGCCTTGCAGGTTCATAGAGCTTCAATCACGAAATAACCTGGACCTGCCCACGCAAAAACAGCTACATCCGGCCAAGTTGGCGGCATAGCCTGTTCTCGCGTGTTCTATCCGGGATTATTGCAGGGGGTTGCCGACCAGCAGCAGATCCGGATTGGAATCCAGCGCTTCACTGCAGTAATCGCACACAACCTTTACCGTCACGTCTCCGTTTGAGTCATACGCTATTATATCGCTGCGCTCTTCGGGGGTCAAGGAATGGAAGCCTAGCTGCTGCTCCGTCACGGATGCGGTATTCAGCGAGCCAATCGATGTTTTGCAGTGCCTGCATATATAGTTTACAGCCATATGTATGCCTCCTGAAGTTTCATTATACCCTTCAGTATGCCCCGTATGGCCTCTCTTTAACGGCTAACGGTTAAACTTCGCCATCGTCTCCTCGAATGGCGCCTTCAAGCTGTATTCCGCCGCGTCGCATGCCTGCTGGATCATCGTCTCCAGCTTGTCCTTCTCCGCCTTCGGGAAGCTCGACAGCACGTAGTCGGAGATGACGATGCCGGGCTGAGGACGGGATATGCCCATCCGAATCCGGTTGAACGTCTGTGTGCCGAGATGCTGAATCAGCGACTTGATGCCGTTATGGCCGCCCGCGCTCCCCTGATAGCGAAGCCTCAGCTTGCCAATCTCCGTATCCAGATCGTCGTAGACGACAATCATATCGGACAGCTCTGCTTTAAAATAGTCCATGAACCCCCGAGCCGATTCCCCGGACAGGTTCATATAGGTCATTGGCTTAATCAACGCCACCTTCACGCCGCCGACATTCCCTTCCCCGATGAGCGCCTTGCACTTGCTCTGCGTGACGGAGATGCCCCACCTCTTCGCCAGCTCGTCCACGACCATAAAGCCGACGTTATGGCGCGTATCGCGATAGGCTGTGCCCGGATTGCCGAGCCCTACGATCCATTTCATATTGGTCCTCCTCTAATCCCTTTACCCTTCTACCTTGTAATGTAGCATACTCACGCAGCCATTGCGAAGCTTTTGTCCATCTCTGTCCTCCATCCAACGCCTGTCATCCCGCATCAGCAGACCGCAACAAAAGGCCGTCCCTTGCGCAGAGCTAAGCTCTGCGCCAAGGACAGCCCTCCTTGCCGCTCTATGTGCCCGCAAGCCGCTTCGGCATTGCGCGGTCTGTTCTATGTGCTGGTCGCGATCTCCTCATGGTTCGCTTCCTCCGAGCGAGATTCCGCTTCCTGCAGCTCCGCATCTTGCGCTTCCGCCTCCGCTTCGCTCAGCTCTTTCTGCGGCGCAAGCACCGTCACCACCACGAGCTGTGGATCGGATTTCGCTTCGACGCCCTGCGGAAGCTGCAGATCGGACACGGTCAAGCTGCCCCCGATCTCAAGCTCGCTGACGTCCACCTCGACAATCTCCGGAATATCGCTCGGCAAGCATTGCACCTCCAGCTCATGCAGCACCAGTGAGAGAATGCCGCCTTCGCGCACGCCAGTGGAATCGCCGATCGCTTCAATGCGAACATTCGCCTTCACGGCTTCATTCATATTAATCTGGTGGAAGTCGACATGCAGAAGCTTGCCTGTTAAGGAATCACGCTGCACGTCGGACACCATAACGGAATGCTTGCCGGCCGACGGCACATCAAGCTCCAGCACAGCGTTGGGATGCGAACGAAGCAGCGCGGACAGCTCCTTCTCGCATACGGATACCTGCGAAGCGTCCTGCAGACTCCTGCCATATACGATGCCCGGCACCTGGCCGCTGATCCGCAGCTTGCGCAGGTCGCCTTTCGTGGCGCCGGCGCGCTGTTCGACTTTCATTGCTATAGCCATATGGAACCCTCCTCGAGGAAATGGAATTCCATATAACTTTACCCACATGCGCCGGAAATTAATCACAGGGCGCCACATGCGCCCGCCAGCCCGGCATGGAGCGTGGTTATTGCCCGGCCCGTTCCTTCTTCGCCTTCGCGCGCGCGCGAATCTTCTCCGCATAGCCTGGCTTGTTCACCTGACGCTCGCGCGCGATCGCCATATCGCCCTCCGGCACATCCTTGGTGACCGTCGTCCCAGCCACCACATAAGCGCCGTCACCGACCTTCACAGGCGCGATGAGATTAACGTTGCTGCCAATGAACGCGCCGTCGCCAATTTCCGTTACGGACTTGTTGAAGCCGTCATAATTGACCGTAATCGCGCCGCAGCCGATGTTCACATCCTTGCCGACCTTGGCGTCGCCAACGTAGCTGAGATGGGACACCTTCGCGCCATCGTCCAGCTGGGCGTTCTTCAGCTCCACGAAGTCGCCGATCTTGCAGCCTCGGCCCAGCTTGGAGCCGGGACGCAGGTAGGCGTAAGGGCCTACCGAGCTGACCTCGCCGATCTCGGAATCCGTGACGACGGAATATTTGATCGTGGCGCCATTATGCACCACTGCGTTTGTCAGCTCAGAAGAAGGACCGATGACACAATCCTCGCCGATGACCGTCGCCCCGCGCAGCACTGTCCCTGGATAGATGACCGTATCCGCGCCGATCTGCACGCTTGCTTCGATATATGTATTCGCGGGATCTATTATGGAGACGCCGTTCAGCAGATGCTTGCGGTTCAAGCGCTCTCTCATATGGCGCTCCGCTTCCGCCAGCGCCACTCGGTCATTCACGCCGATCGCCTCCGCGATATCCTCTGTGCAATAGCCCTGCACCACCTCGCCCGCTTCCTTCAGCAGACCAATGACGTCGGTTAGATAATATTCGCCCTGGGCGTTCTGATTCGTCACGCGGGACAACGCTTGGAACAGCTTGCGGTTGTCGAAGCAATATGTGCCGGTGTTGATCTCCCGCACCAGCAGCTCCTCCGCCGAGCAATCCTTATGCTCCACAATACGCTGCACCGTGCCGTCTTCGCCGCGAATGATTCTGCCGTAACCCGCAGGGTTATCGAACGACGCCGACATGATGGTAGCAGCTGCTCCGCTTGCTTCATGCAGCTCCAGCATGGAGCGCAGCGTCGACGCCTGCACAAGCGGCGTGTCCCCGCAGATGACGATGGTGACGCCATCCTCCTGGCCCAGCAGCGCTTCCGCCTGCTGAACGGCATGCCCCGTACCCAGCTGCTTCTCCTGAAGCGCAAACTCCGCCGCGTCGCCGAGACGGGATTTCACCAGCTCCGCCCCATGGCCTACAATGACAACCGTCCGCTCGCTCTGCGCTTCCTTCACCGCGTCCAGCACGTGGCTGACCATTGGTTTGCCGCACACAGGGTGCAGCACTTTATATAATTTCGATTTCATTCGTTTGCCTTGTCCTGCCGCCAATACGATCGCCATTACTTTTCTCAATGCATGACCCTCCCTATCTCCTGCCAATCCTCACATGAATATAGCTCATATTACAAAAAAAGAAAAGAGAGCCAAGGCTCTCTTCTCCTGTACAAAACATCTAGCCGCAGCTCCTGGCGGGACTGCAATTAAGCGCCTTCTTCAATTGCTACCTCTTCGGCCGCGCGCTCGTATTCAGCCAATACGGCAGCCTGAATCTTCTCACGAGTCGTGGAAGAAATCGGGTGAGCGATATCGCGGAATTCACCATCCGGAGTCCGTTTGCTAGGCATTGCAACGAACATACCATTGTTGCCGTCGATGACACGAATGTCGTGAACGACGAATTCGTTATCAATGGTAATCGATGCGATCGCCTTCATGCGTCCTTCCGAATTCACACGGCGGAGTCTGACATCAGTAATTTGCATTTGTGTTCACCACCTTTGCCTATCTGAGACTTGGTGTATACTTCCACGTTTTTTTGCCAATTCCTGCTGTCTTTTTGGTAAAAAGATGCTCAATTTAAAATATTTTTTCTAGTATGAATTTTTTTCGTTTTCATTCGACAGAAGTCGATGCAATGACCTCTATTTCGACAAGGACGTCCTTCGGAAGCCTTGC
This genomic window contains:
- a CDS encoding anti-sigma-F factor Fin family protein, with protein sequence MAVNYICRHCKTSIGSLNTASVTEQQLGFHSLTPEERSDIIAYDSNGDVTVKVVCDYCSEALDSNPDLLLVGNPLQ
- the glmU gene encoding bifunctional UDP-N-acetylglucosamine diphosphorylase/glucosamine-1-phosphate N-acetyltransferase GlmU, which codes for MAIVLAAGQGKRMKSKLYKVLHPVCGKPMVSHVLDAVKEAQSERTVVIVGHGAELVKSRLGDAAEFALQEKQLGTGHAVQQAEALLGQEDGVTIVICGDTPLVQASTLRSMLELHEASGAAATIMSASFDNPAGYGRIIRGEDGTVQRIVEHKDCSAEELLVREINTGTYCFDNRKLFQALSRVTNQNAQGEYYLTDVIGLLKEAGEVVQGYCTEDIAEAIGVNDRVALAEAERHMRERLNRKHLLNGVSIIDPANTYIEASVQIGADTVIYPGTVLRGATVIGEDCVIGPSSELTNAVVHNGATIKYSVVTDSEIGEVSSVGPYAYLRPGSKLGRGCKIGDFVELKNAQLDDGAKVSHLSYVGDAKVGKDVNIGCGAITVNYDGFNKSVTEIGDGAFIGSNVNLIAPVKVGDGAYVVAGTTVTKDVPEGDMAIARERQVNKPGYAEKIRARAKAKKERAGQ
- the mfd gene encoding transcription-repair coupling factor; this translates as MKALIQAFAADQDVQSILTGIRKGMREQMVSGLAGSSRQVLIAALEEAVERPMLVVTHNMFSAQKIAEDLQECLSPDQVLLYPANELMAAEAAISSPETLAQRMDVLIKLSKGFRGLVVVPFSGVRRYLPIGSVMADSQIEVRVGDALPIENFLRQMTALGYVRVDRVESKGEMSVRGGIVDFYPLTAAQACRIEWFGDDIDSIRLFDPADQRSADRLESYVVTPCQEIVADAARMRNAADHAGLLLEKQLEKMTDRTAKDRLRTEMGSELEKLREHVYFPEIYKYIALLYPERQTIMDYMPSDTVLILDEPTRLIETAKQLERDESEWALHLLQNGKSLPGLALARDTDEVLHHRPFQTLFLSLFLRQIPHSQPQNILNMTSRSMQNFHGQMNVLKAEMDRWKKIGTKVMMLAGSAERIERLRRVLDDYSIEAPMLLEGNLQQGFELPSSHLVVITEGEMFSQKQRKQRSQGKKIDNAERIKSYSELKVGDYVVHQNHGIGKYVGIGTLEIGGIHRDYLHIVYAGGDKLSVPIDQVDMIQKYVGNEEKEPKINKLGGSEWTKAKSKARASVQDIADDLIKLYAQRQSTPGYAFSKDTTYQQEFEAMFPYDETRDQLRAIEEIKRDMEKSQPMDRLLCGDVGYGKTEVAVRAAFKAAMEGKQVAVLVPTTILAQQHYETFRERFSGYPINVQVLSRFRSRKEQNETIKSLKNGTVDVVIGTHRLLSQDIIFKSLGLLIVDEEQRFGVSHKEKLKKLKTNVDVLTLTATPIPRTLHMSMLGVRDLSVIETPPENRFPVQTYVVEYSPALVRESIERELARGGQVYYLYNRVQGIYQMAEAINELVPDAKVTVGHGQMSEQELEKTILDFLDGESDVLVSTSIIETGVDIPNVNTLIVHDADKMGLSQLYQLRGRVGRSNRIAYAYFTYQRDKVLTEVAEKRLQSIKEFTELGSGFKIAMRDLSIRGAGNLLGAEQHGFIASVGFDMYSQMLAEEIAKRKQQMSGVEAVEEKVVNTVIDISVDAYLPSDYIYDSIQKIEIYKKVAAAKSFAETDDLMDELIDRFGDLPQAVSNLMSVARLKIYGAQFGIEAISQKGDDLILRLSDAMKGRIARKKVDQLCLQLENRFKQSAEQEAPQTILLRGKGLSMEQKLHLCEKFMDGFGEAVTGKEQLQNASS
- the pth gene encoding aminoacyl-tRNA hydrolase; this translates as MKWIVGLGNPGTAYRDTRHNVGFMVVDELAKRWGISVTQSKCKALIGEGNVGGVKVALIKPMTYMNLSGESARGFMDYFKAELSDMIVVYDDLDTEIGKLRLRYQGSAGGHNGIKSLIQHLGTQTFNRIRMGISRPQPGIVISDYVLSSFPKAEKDKLETMIQQACDAAEYSLKAPFEETMAKFNR
- the spoVG gene encoding septation regulator SpoVG encodes the protein MQITDVRLRRVNSEGRMKAIASITIDNEFVVHDIRVIDGNNGMFVAMPSKRTPDGEFRDIAHPISSTTREKIQAAVLAEYERAAEEVAIEEGA
- a CDS encoding 50S ribosomal protein L25 yields the protein MAIAMKVEQRAGATKGDLRKLRISGQVPGIVYGRSLQDASQVSVCEKELSALLRSHPNAVLELDVPSAGKHSVMVSDVQRDSLTGKLLHVDFHQINMNEAVKANVRIEAIGDSTGVREGGILSLVLHELEVQCLPSDIPEIVEVDVSELEIGGSLTVSDLQLPQGVEAKSDPQLVVVTVLAPQKELSEAEAEAQDAELQEAESRSEEANHEEIATST